One Schlesneria paludicola DSM 18645 DNA segment encodes these proteins:
- a CDS encoding class I SAM-dependent methyltransferase yields MLIETTGVGLLESSSSQQVDSSLGEKLDVPASYDGSNVVFRLLRIETWGSALMNLGYYPFWGPFSGLNLLSNTANAQERLVVKALNLLEIGVRDRVLDIACGRGKSSFIAQCLYPQSTVVGIDLVDDHVQVAQTLFNRMDQLTYQVGNAQQLRFPDESFERVICIEAAFHFPDRAEFLRQAYRVLRPGGKLVVIDFAWNSCEDRLHRHESEMKLVRDVWQWNDFFSIEDYEHESHRAGFRSRAQYDWSSRVTRPAQRSFEYLSQLGSSTWGRKILEWRNPLFRAFSDEDWRDLALAVRAHRSVQERSKYMAFVFEKPGTTVERELVAG; encoded by the coding sequence ATGCTGATCGAAACGACGGGGGTAGGGTTGTTGGAATCGAGTTCGTCCCAGCAAGTTGATTCGAGTCTCGGCGAAAAGCTCGATGTTCCTGCGTCGTACGACGGGTCGAACGTCGTGTTCCGGTTACTTCGGATCGAGACCTGGGGATCGGCCCTCATGAATCTGGGCTACTATCCGTTTTGGGGGCCCTTCAGCGGTTTGAATCTGCTCTCGAACACGGCGAATGCACAGGAACGCCTGGTTGTGAAGGCGTTAAACCTTCTGGAAATCGGCGTGCGCGATCGCGTGCTTGATATCGCCTGTGGACGTGGAAAAAGTTCGTTTATCGCTCAATGCCTATATCCTCAGTCAACGGTCGTGGGGATTGATCTTGTCGATGATCACGTGCAGGTGGCGCAGACGCTTTTCAATCGCATGGATCAATTGACCTATCAAGTCGGCAATGCGCAGCAGCTGCGATTTCCGGATGAATCGTTCGAGCGAGTCATCTGCATTGAAGCCGCGTTTCATTTCCCTGACCGAGCCGAATTCCTTCGCCAGGCGTATCGAGTGTTGCGTCCGGGTGGCAAGCTGGTGGTCATCGACTTCGCATGGAATAGTTGCGAGGATCGCCTGCATCGTCATGAGTCTGAAATGAAGCTGGTGCGCGACGTGTGGCAATGGAATGATTTTTTTTCGATCGAGGATTATGAGCATGAATCGCATCGCGCCGGATTTAGGTCGCGGGCACAGTACGACTGGAGTTCTCGCGTGACGAGGCCCGCCCAAAGATCCTTCGAATATCTGTCGCAACTGGGGAGTTCGACTTGGGGACGCAAGATTCTCGAATGGCGAAATCCGCTTTTTCGTGCTTTTTCCGATGAGGATTGGAGAGACCTGGCGCTGGCGGTTCGTGCACATCGCAGCGTGCAGGAACGCTCGAAATATATGGCATTCGTGTTTGAGAAGCCTGGGACGACAGTGGAACGCGAGTTGGTTGCCGGTTGA